A window of Bacillus toyonensis BCT-7112 genomic DNA:
AGATGTTTGAAATGAGCTCTTTTCGATTTTCTTCATACTGCGTTTGTACTTCAATCGACTCTTTTAACTTCTTCCTCATTTCCTCAAACCCTTGATTCAATTGACCTATTTCATCATGTGATGTAACTGGAATTTGAAATTCTAAATTCCCTTCTTTAATTCTCTCCGTCGCATCTTTCAATACAAAGATTGGTTTTATCACACTTTTTGAGACGAAATAGCTTACTAACCCAATGAGCAAAATGGCTAACAGTAAAAGTGCTACGAACAAAATCGGAAATAATTTTTGTGTAAGATCTACAAACGAACTTTGCTTTTTTAGTACAAATATACTCCCTTCTTCATTATTTTGAAAAGAAAAATCAAATTTTACATACCGATAAAATGTATCGCCTAGTTCCGTTGTACCACGACTATTAATATTTGCTGCTTCAAATTTCGGAAGGGCTTCTGTTACAGTCGAACTTTCAAAACCCTTTGTAGCATAAGAAATGGTTTCTCCCTTTCTTACAACTATTTTCACACCTTCTTTTTCAAGTGATGCAACGAACGATTCATCTAATAGTTGATATTGATGTTGCTTTGCCGCTCCTTTCAATTCAAGATACGCATTCTCTTCTTCTGGAGTCAGCGGCTTTTGAATATAAGAACTTTTATAAAAATTTTTCACTGCTTCCAAGTCACCTGTTATGGAAAATACAATTAAAAATCCCGCAACTAAAATAAGCGTAATGGAGACGAGAATAACAGCGATATAAGAAAATAAAAATCTTGTTTTAATAGACATCATTTACATCCTCACTTTATCACGCTATTTGTGGGCAGTAAGACTTCCACCTCAAAATTCGGTTAAAACAAAAAGTTAGATGAAAGTCGGGCTACCCGTAAACGCCCGATTGATTCAACTTTCATATTCATAAGCATAAAAATATATGTTCAATTACTCAAGCGATTTTATAGTAATTTTAGCGTCAGTTTATAAAAATTTAATGTTCTTATTTTACAGTTGAAATTAGGAGGTTGAAATTCCATGTTCAAAAAAACATTAAGCATGATATGTTGTGTAATTTTTTTACAAGGATGCTCGCAAGAACAAGAAGTAAAAAAGGAGATGACAAACATGGAGACTGCACTACTAGCAGCTACTGAAAAAAAACGAAACGAACACTGTTATATCTTTATTAAAACAAGGAGCAAATATAAATGCAACGGATAGTCAAGGACGCACCCCGCTTATGATTGCCACATACAAAAATGATATAAAGACCGCGAAAGCTCTTATCGATGCTGGCGCCGATGTAAATATCCAAGATAATATAAAAAACAATCCATTTCTATACGCCGGTGCGGAAGGTTACTTAGACATTTTAAAACTAACAATTGATGCTGGTGCGGATCCAGCACTTACGAATCGTTACGGTGGAACAGCTCTTATCCCAGCCTCAGAACATGGCTATATTACTGTTATAAAAGAACTCCTCACGCGAACAAATATCGATGTAAACCATGTCAATAATCTCGGATGGACAGCTTTAATGGAAGCTATCGTACTAAGTAACGGCGATGAAACACAACAACAAGTCATTCGCCTGCTCATTGAACACGGCGCAGATGTAAACATTCCCGATAATGATGGTGTCACCCCACTAGAGCATGCTCGTGCTCATAATTTTGAAGAGATAGAGAAGATTCTAGTAGAAGGACGTAAGTAAAAAGCTAACTTTTGCCTTCCTCCCCCACCCTATGCTACATTTAACCCGTTACATCAATATTGATAGGGTGGGAATACAAATGAATAAACCTAAAATTGGGATGATTGGACTTGGAAGTATTGCACAAAAGGCATATCTTCCAACACTTACGAAAGAATTAGATTGGCATTTTGTTGGGGCATTTACACCTAACGCGGAAAAAAGAAAACAAATTTGTCAGCAATACCGTATTCAAGACTTTCATTCTATTGAAACGTTAGCTTCAGAATGTGATGCAGTTTTCGTTCATAGTTCCACTGCTACACATTATGAAATCGTTTCTGAACTTCTGAAAAAAGGAATCGATGTTTATGTAGATAAGCCGTTAGCAGCTACAGTAGAACAAGCTGAAAAACTAGTCGAATTGAGCGAAAAATACAATCGAAAATTAATGGTCGGATTTAACCGCCGCTTCGTTCCTATGTACGTTGCTGCAAAAGAACAGGCTAATGCTATTTCATGGATTCGAATTGAAAAACACCGTACAAATAAAGTGGGGCCAAATACGTACGACTTTACTATGTTAGATGATTATTTACATATTGTAGATACTGCTCGCTGGTTAGCTAATGATGACCTTAACGTCGTTCATAATATGATGCAAATAAATGAGAAAAATGAACTTCTTTACGGCCATCATACATATACAACAACAAACGGACTATTACTTTCAACAGCAATGCACCGCCATGCTGGTACAAATTTAGAACAAATTGAACTTGTAACAGCAGGAAAAATCATTCGCGTAAAAAATATGAATACATTTGAAATCGAACAGGAAAATTCCGTTTCACAAAGCGGTTCTCCCTCATGGGAAACGACGTTAAAGCAGCGTGGTTTTGAAGATGCTGTTCATCATTTTATTGAATGTGTACACGGAGATACGAAGCCTGTTGTAGATGGATTAGAAGGATTAAAAACGCAACAAATGCTACAAACTCTACTTGACAAAGTAAATAAAAATTAAAACGGATACATTTTTCAGAATTTACTTTCATTCCCATTTCCCCTTTATTTCTCTCGTAAATTTCTATAGAATATGTTGATAGGAATTATAAATTTCATAATGAAACGTGGAAAGGATGGGATTAACACATGTGGAACGAGTTTAAAAAGTTCGCTTTCAAAGGGAATGTAATTGATTTAGCTGTCGGGGTTGTAATCGGTGCTGCATTCGGTAAAATCGTTAGTTCTTTAGTAAAAGATATCATCACACCATTACTTGGTATGGTATTAGGTGGCGTTGACTTTACAGATTTAAAAATCACATTTGGTAAGTCATCTATTATGTATGGTAACTTCATCCAAACAATTTTTGACTTCTTAATTATTGCAGCAGCTATCTTTATGTTTGTTAAAGTATTCAACAAACTAACTTCTAAAAGAGAAGAAGAAAAAACAGAAGAAATTCCAGAACCAACAAAAGAAGAAGAACTTCTTGGCGAAATTCGCGACTTATTAAAACAACAAAATTCTTCTAAAGATAGAGCATAATTGAACGGATAAAAAGGCATGCCCCTCTCGGGACATGCCTTTTTTATATGTTATAACGTTTCCGAATTCATATGAATAAATAAAATAATACCAGCAACCATAAGTACCATAATACTACCTGCAAATAGTGTAATACCGATGAACATTAAACTTGTGCTCATGTCCACTGATACACTTTCAGTAAAAATAGAAATTACATACGTGATAAGGGCAATTCCTGCAAGAATACTTCCTGGAACAAATCGCTTTAAGCCATTTTGTTTTAACGTCATATATGCAAAAAAAGCAGTCGTGCAAAGCGTAATTATCCAAAGAATGATCATCTTTTCTCCCCCCTCACAAACCTTTTCTTTCTATTATACATGACATTGCCCTATAATAGTTGAATTTGCACTTATGTGACATATAACAAGGGATCCTATTCTATATTATAGCCTAGAATAACATTGCAGGAAGAAAATCGATTTTCGTTACAAATAAATGGTTGTTTTTCCCTTTTGTTGATATAATTGTTATATAGAAATATTCTTTGTAAGGGAGTGTTCATAATGATATGGATTTCACTAATCGTATTAGCCTATTTCATCATTCTCGTCCCAATACAGTATAACTACATTAAGATGTTCAAAGAAAAACAGCAAAAAATGAATGTCGCACAAAATGAACTATACGACAAAATGTCTTATGAAGAATCCCAAGTACATTACCATTATCAAAGTAACGTATTTACAATACCAGCTTCACTTGTAGCAAGTATTGTTTATAAAGTGAAACATTCGGCATAAGGAGATTTCCCAAATGTACGCTGTAAAATTATTGTTTGAATCTGTTCATTCAGGTGAGCCTAATCCTAGTAAGATAGATGAGCATTATGAAGAGAATCACGATACGCTTTTTGAAGAAAGTATCATTCTCGTTAAAGCGAACAGTTTAGAGGAAGCTCATGATCTAGGGAAAAAGATCGCTATACAATCAGAAAATACGTACGATAATGTATACGATCAACAAGTAACATGGAAGTTTCAAAAAGTACTTCATGTTTTTGAGTTAGATGAAACGCCATTTGAAACAGGAAAAGAATTGTACGCAAGATTTTTACACGTTAAGAAAAATGAAACTGTAGATACAGTAGTTAAAAAATACTATCCTGAATATGAATAAAAGCTCACAGCAATCGCTGTGAGCTTTTTTATACTTACTTCGTTGAATCTCTAAATTGGATACGGTGAGGTAAGATAACAGTGTGATCTTCCACTTTTTCTTTGTTCATATACTTTGTTAATAAACGCATTGCTACTGCACCGATATCATACATTGGCTGTACAACTGTTGAAAGCTGCGGGCGTACCATTAGTGCAAGGCGTGTATTATCGAAACCAAGTACTTCTATATCCGTTGGTACGTTTAATCCAGCATCTTGAGCTGCGTGGATTACACCTAGTGCCATTTCATCAGAAGATACGAAGATAGCTGTTGGCTTTTCATCCATACTCCAAAGCTTTTCGAATGCTTCGATACCTGAATCATATGTGTAATCTCCATCGATTACAAGATTTTCATCATATGAAATACTTGCTTCTTCTAAAGCTTTTTTATAACCTTGTAACTTTTTAGCGCTTCCCGCTTTATCAATGAAAGGACCAGAGACGAAACCGATACGTTTATGTCCTTGCTCAATAAAGTGCTTCATTGCATCGTAAGCTGCTTGTGTATAATCAATATTTACTGATGGCGTTTCATTTTGCTCATCAAATGATGCTGCTAATACAATCGGTACTGGAGACTTTTTAAATTCTTCAATGTGAATGTCTGTAATATCTTCACCCATGAAAACAATTCCGTCTACTTGTTTTCCAAGCATCGTATTTAATAAATGGAACTCTTTCTCTTTGTTTTGGTCAGAGTTACTTAAAATGATGTTATATTTGTACATTGTTGCGATATCTTCAATTCCACGAGCAAGTTCTGCATAAAACGTATTTGAGATATCAGGAATAATAACACCCACTGTAGTTGTCTTCTTACTTGCTAGTCCACGTGCTACCGCATTTGGGCGGTATCCTAAACGATCAATTGCTTCTAATACTTTCTTTCTTGTTGTAGGCTTTACATTTGGGTTACCGTTCACAACGCGAGATACGGTAGCCATTGAAACGTTCGCTTCGCGCGCTACATCATAGATTGTTACGTTCATCTCATCGCACACTCCTTCTATTTTTGTTATCTATTTTTATGTATCGGTTACTTGAATGAAAAAAAGACATCAACTCTATTTGCAGATGCCACCAATCGTCCCGAGTTCTTCCTTTTACTAATGATACGATAAAAACGCAGGCTCATACAATATTTTCCCGCAAAAGTTTCGAAAAAATTCGCTTCTTTTCTCGTATTTTCGTATTTTTTATGAAAAAAAGGGTATTTTTTGTAAAAATATAGATGTTTCATAAGTAGAAACCGTATTTTAAACCGTACGATAGTAAATGAAATTGATATGAGCGATTTTTCAAATATATTGACCACACCTCAAATTATATCGGCGATTATCCGCATATTTCGACCACAACTCAAATTATATGAGCGATTTTTCGCATATATCGATTACAACTCAAATTATATGAACAATTTTTTAAACATATCGATTTACCAACAAAAATCGAACACAACAGGCACTATATAATAGAGAGGAAACTGTTCCAAAATGTTTTTTGGAATGCTTATTTCTTTTTTGTGATTTACTTCCAAATACTTTTAATTCTTTCATAAAGTCATTGAACTGTGAGATATTCATTTACTGCGCTGCATCTGCACCAATTGCCATCGCTGCTTTTGCAGCTGGTGGCAGAAGGTCACGTTGCCCTGTAGAATGCGTAACATCGACAACGATAGGTAAATGTGTTTCTTTCTTTAAAATCGATACAGCGGAGATATTAAGCGTATTACACGTCGCTCTTTCATACGTGCGAATACCTTGTTCACATAAAGACAACTTATTATAGCTGGTACATATACAATTATCACACGATATACCGCAATGAATTACTATAAAAAAACATCGAACATTTTCACTCACAATAAAAAAAGACAGTTTAAAACTGTCTTTTTTTACAAGAAGGAAACAAACGGTTTATCGCTGTTTTTCTCTTTTACAATAACTGCCTCGATTTTACTCTCGGACTTTATTTGTAATTGTACTTTCGCATCTTTAGGCAATTTCTCTAACATACCTTGAGCAGCCATTTGAGTAAGAGCCATTAATTCTGTTTTACCATTATATTTAATAACAATATTCATATTTAATGTATCCATTTGATTTTTCTTATAAGTAACTTTAGCATTAACTGGGATAAAATCTCCAGGAGAAAACTCTTTTATTGCCTTACCAAATTCACTTATTTTTGTATTATCTTCTCCATGTGCTTGTGTAAATTCATCAGAAGGATATGAATACGCTTTTTCATCGATTGTATTCCAACTTCCAAGGTTCGTATCATTTTTTTGAACGGTAGCACTAGCAATATACGTACCATTTTTTAACGAACTTGTACTTTCTTGTTTAAAAATAGCAAACGTAATTGGAGATTTGTTATATTTATCATTTTTATTAATAGCTTCTATAAGTTGTTTAGCAACTTCAGTACCTTTAGAAATGGCTTCTTCATTTGATACACTTGTAGACATAGATAAACCAATCATGACACCAGATAAACTTAATTCATTTGAATTCTGTTTCCCGAAATAGTCTTGTTCTATAATATTCGTTAAAACTGGTGCTTCTACTTTCGCGACTAGTTCATCAATTAACTTCTCTGGAATATACTGATTTAATTGTAATACGTGATTTTCTGTATCAAATTGTTGCATTGCAATATTCATTAAACCATTTTCATACTCTGCTAAATCTAATTTAGAATTTGTTTTTATATTAGCTGTATTAATAACCTTTTGTTCTTTTAAAGGAATAACAGTTCTATAATAATCTTTAGAAACAGCAGTTCTCGGAATCATACTTTTTTCTTTTGTATCTTTTTGTATAACTTCATCCTTCTTGCTAATCGTATTATTACTACAAGCTCCCAGTAATAAGCTTACGACTGCGAAGGATAATGCCATTTTCTTCATTACTTAAAACCCACTTTCAACAATCTAATTATTTAGTTTGAACTATTCATAGTGTACCATTAAATATATTTCAACAAAAACAAAAAAAAGAAGCAAGCACCTTTAGCTTGCTTCTTTTTACTTTATATTCTCTTCTAAAGCATCTTTTTTAATATTCCAATGAGAAGTATTCCATACTACTAGCCCATCTTTTATGTATAACACTTGTGGTGATTCGTGCTTAATACTGTACTGTTCTGCAACACGATTCGAAACATCTCTCGCATCTTGCACGTATAAGTAATACGCTGGTACTTCTCTTTCTTCATTGCAGTACGCTTGAAACTCTGTGTATGCACCATGACTAATCGGACATGTCGTACTATGTTTAAAAAGAACATAAGGCTCGTTCTTTTCTACTAAGACTTCAAGCTCTTCAATTGTTTCAAGTTTTGTCATATTCATCAAGATTCACCTCTCATACGAAATCTAGAGCGCTTCTCGTTCTTTTCAGCTTTTTTCTCAATTTTTTCTAATTTACGCTCTTCTTTTTCAACCTTCTTCTCTTGTCTCGATGCACGGTAATGATTGTATACTTCAATCGCCGCACTACTCCACTGTACAACTTGCGCTACTTTATCTGCATTATTTTCAATTTCGTCCGTAACAGACTCTGATACATTACGAAGTTTCGTATTTAAAGAATGGATTGTTGTTCCAATTCCATCTACACCTGCTACCACTTTATTTAATGATTGCGACTTCTGTTGAATATCATCAGCTAACGCATTTGTTTTATGTAATAATTGCTCCGTCTCTACACTAATTCCTTGCATTTGCTTTTCTAAACCTTCTAACGTGCTCGCAACGTTTTCTAACGTCTTCTGAACCGATAACAACGTTCTACATACATACACTACTAACACAGCAAAAGCAACCGCGATAATAGCCGCACTTACATATAAAAGAACTTGCATTTCATCACTTCCTTTATCTTTTTTCATACTTTATCCTATTATACAATCATTTTCCGTTTCATTCTAATCCCTATCTTTTCATTAGAATTTTCATACTTATTCGTTAACTTTAACATAAATGATTCAACAAATTCCACTAAGTAGGTTACAATAAGAAAGGATACATAATTAGTAGGGAGGCTTTACATATGAAAGATCCACGCATTGAAAAGTTAGCATACAATTTAATTAACTACTCTATTCGCTTACAAAAAGGCGAGAAAGTATTAATTGAAAACTTTGGCTTACAAAAAGAACTTGTAACTGCACTTGTAAAAGAAGCATATGCAGCTGGTGGTTTCCCATTCGTTTCTTTAAAAGATCATCAAGTAGATCGCTCTTTATTAATGGGTGCTACTGAAGAACATTTTGAACAAATCGCCGCATATGAAGCGAGCGTAATGAAAGATATGGACGCTTATATCGGGCTTCGCTCTGGCGACAACATTAACGAACAAGCTGACGTTCCAAGTGAGCGCATGAAAGTTCACGGTCAAACAGTTGGTAAAAAAGTTCATAGAGACATCCGTGTTCCGAAAACACGCTGGGTTGTTCTTCGCTACCCAAATGCTTCTATGGCACAGCTTGCTAAAATGAGCACAGAAGCTTTCGAAGACTTCTACTTCGAAGTATGTAACTTAGACTACGGTAAAATGGATAAGGCGATGGATAGCCTTGTTACATTAATGAATAAAACAGATAAAGTTCGCCTAACTGGTCCTGGAACTGACTTAACATTCTCTATTAAAGACATTCCAGCTATTAAATGCTCAGGTCATTTAAACATTCCAGACGGTGAAGTATACTCTGCACCAGTTCGTGATTCTGTTAACGGTACAGTTTCTTACAACACACCATCTCCTTACAACGGTTATACATTTGAAAATGTACAACTTAAGTTTGAGAACGGCCAAATCGTTGAAGCAACTGCAAACGATTCAGAGCGCATTAACAAAATCTTTGATACAGACGAAGGTGCACGCTACGTTGGTGAATTCGCAATTGGCGTAAACCCATACATCTTACATCCAATGGGAGACATCCTATTCGATGAAAAAATCGATGGTAGCTTCCATTTCACTCCTGGACAAGCTTACGACGATGCATGGAACGGCAACAACTCTAACATCCACTGGGATTTAGTATGCATCCAGCGCCCTGAATATGGCGGCGGCGAAATTTACTTCGACGACGTACTAATCCGTAAAGACGGGCGCTTCGTTGTATCTGAACTAGAAGCTTTAAATCCTGAGAACTTAAAATAATAATAAAAACGCTCGGGATTTTTTCCGAGCGTTTTTTTATCTTCACTCTATATTGAGCTACTTTTCTCCCTTTTTG
This region includes:
- a CDS encoding sensor histidine kinase — its product is MSIKTRFLFSYIAVILVSITLILVAGFLIVFSITGDLEAVKNFYKSSYIQKPLTPEEENAYLELKGAAKQHQYQLLDESFVASLEKEGVKIVVRKGETISYATKGFESSTVTEALPKFEAANINSRGTTELGDTFYRYVKFDFSFQNNEEGSIFVLKKQSSFVDLTQKLFPILFVALLLLAILLIGLVSYFVSKSVIKPIFVLKDATERIKEGNLEFQIPVTSHDEIGQLNQGFEEMRKKLKESIEVQTQYEENRKELISNISHDLKTPITSIIGYVEGIKDGVANTPEKMDKYLTTIHTKAKHMDTLIDELFLFSKLDLNRVPFQFETVELNMFMQELIEEMQMDLSEEGIEVYLQLHPSPLYVTADCEKINRVISNLIHNSVKYMDKEEKKIAVTVSSDNDKVIVKVMDNGSGIESDTLPYIFERFYRAEQSRNSSTGGSGLGLAIAKQIVEEHGGEIWAESEPREGTSIFFSLEKVEKCGE
- a CDS encoding Gfo/Idh/MocA family protein; this encodes MNKPKIGMIGLGSIAQKAYLPTLTKELDWHFVGAFTPNAEKRKQICQQYRIQDFHSIETLASECDAVFVHSSTATHYEIVSELLKKGIDVYVDKPLAATVEQAEKLVELSEKYNRKLMVGFNRRFVPMYVAAKEQANAISWIRIEKHRTNKVGPNTYDFTMLDDYLHIVDTARWLANDDLNVVHNMMQINEKNELLYGHHTYTTTNGLLLSTAMHRHAGTNLEQIELVTAGKIIRVKNMNTFEIEQENSVSQSGSPSWETTLKQRGFEDAVHHFIECVHGDTKPVVDGLEGLKTQQMLQTLLDKVNKN
- the mscL gene encoding large-conductance mechanosensitive channel protein MscL, giving the protein MWNEFKKFAFKGNVIDLAVGVVIGAAFGKIVSSLVKDIITPLLGMVLGGVDFTDLKITFGKSSIMYGNFIQTIFDFLIIAAAIFMFVKVFNKLTSKREEEKTEEIPEPTKEEELLGEIRDLLKQQNSSKDRA
- a CDS encoding DUF3917 domain-containing protein encodes the protein MIILWIITLCTTAFFAYMTLKQNGLKRFVPGSILAGIALITYVISIFTESVSVDMSTSLMFIGITLFAGSIMVLMVAGIILFIHMNSETL
- a CDS encoding DUF3949 domain-containing protein; translated protein: MIWISLIVLAYFIILVPIQYNYIKMFKEKQQKMNVAQNELYDKMSYEESQVHYHYQSNVFTIPASLVASIVYKVKHSA
- a CDS encoding DUF4288 domain-containing protein; this encodes MYAVKLLFESVHSGEPNPSKIDEHYEENHDTLFEESIILVKANSLEEAHDLGKKIAIQSENTYDNVYDQQVTWKFQKVLHVFELDETPFETGKELYARFLHVKKNETVDTVVKKYYPEYE
- the ccpA gene encoding catabolite control protein A; amino-acid sequence: MNVTIYDVAREANVSMATVSRVVNGNPNVKPTTRKKVLEAIDRLGYRPNAVARGLASKKTTTVGVIIPDISNTFYAELARGIEDIATMYKYNIILSNSDQNKEKEFHLLNTMLGKQVDGIVFMGEDITDIHIEEFKKSPVPIVLAASFDEQNETPSVNIDYTQAAYDAMKHFIEQGHKRIGFVSGPFIDKAGSAKKLQGYKKALEEASISYDENLVIDGDYTYDSGIEAFEKLWSMDEKPTAIFVSSDEMALGVIHAAQDAGLNVPTDIEVLGFDNTRLALMVRPQLSTVVQPMYDIGAVAMRLLTKYMNKEKVEDHTVILPHRIQFRDSTK
- a CDS encoding CamS family sex pheromone protein, with protein sequence MKKMALSFAVVSLLLGACSNNTISKKDEVIQKDTKEKSMIPRTAVSKDYYRTVIPLKEQKVINTANIKTNSKLDLAEYENGLMNIAMQQFDTENHVLQLNQYIPEKLIDELVAKVEAPVLTNIIEQDYFGKQNSNELSLSGVMIGLSMSTSVSNEEAISKGTEVAKQLIEAINKNDKYNKSPITFAIFKQESTSSLKNGTYIASATVQKNDTNLGSWNTIDEKAYSYPSDEFTQAHGEDNTKISEFGKAIKEFSPGDFIPVNAKVTYKKNQMDTLNMNIVIKYNGKTELMALTQMAAQGMLEKLPKDAKVQLQIKSESKIEAVIVKEKNSDKPFVSFL
- the ytxJ gene encoding bacillithiol system redox-active protein YtxJ, encoding MNMTKLETIEELEVLVEKNEPYVLFKHSTTCPISHGAYTEFQAYCNEEREVPAYYLYVQDARDVSNRVAEQYSIKHESPQVLYIKDGLVVWNTSHWNIKKDALEENIK
- a CDS encoding DUF948 domain-containing protein, translating into MQVLLYVSAAIIAVAFAVLVVYVCRTLLSVQKTLENVASTLEGLEKQMQGISVETEQLLHKTNALADDIQQKSQSLNKVVAGVDGIGTTIHSLNTKLRNVSESVTDEIENNADKVAQVVQWSSAAIEVYNHYRASRQEKKVEKEERKLEKIEKKAEKNEKRSRFRMRGES
- a CDS encoding aminopeptidase gives rise to the protein MKDPRIEKLAYNLINYSIRLQKGEKVLIENFGLQKELVTALVKEAYAAGGFPFVSLKDHQVDRSLLMGATEEHFEQIAAYEASVMKDMDAYIGLRSGDNINEQADVPSERMKVHGQTVGKKVHRDIRVPKTRWVVLRYPNASMAQLAKMSTEAFEDFYFEVCNLDYGKMDKAMDSLVTLMNKTDKVRLTGPGTDLTFSIKDIPAIKCSGHLNIPDGEVYSAPVRDSVNGTVSYNTPSPYNGYTFENVQLKFENGQIVEATANDSERINKIFDTDEGARYVGEFAIGVNPYILHPMGDILFDEKIDGSFHFTPGQAYDDAWNGNNSNIHWDLVCIQRPEYGGGEIYFDDVLIRKDGRFVVSELEALNPENLK